From the Streptococcus sanguinis genome, the window TATACCGCCAATAAGGTCGGCAATGGAACATACAAGTTTACCGTAGATACTCAGAATCACAAGGGAAGCGGTCTATTTAACACCCATGTCTATCGTAGAAAAGCGGGACAGTTAATCGGCCTGACTGGAACTAGCTATCATGTTGAAAAATCAAGCGTTCAATCAGCTAATATTCAGCCTAACTATGCCGCTGCTAATGCGACAACCTATCCTGTCGGTCAATGTACTTGGGGAGCCAAGGCTCTAGCTCCTTGGGCAGGAAATTACTGGGGCAACGGCGGTCAATGGGCAGCTAGTGCCAGAAGAGCTGGATTCCGTACCGGCAGTACGCCTGAGGTTGGCGCCATCGCCTGCTGGGATGACGGCGGCTACGGCCATGTCGGTGTCGTCACGCATGTCGAATCCAATACCCGCATCCAGATCCAAGAGTCTAACTATCTCGGCAAGCAGTACATCAGCAACTTCCGTGGCTGGTTTGACCCAACTGCTTCCTACTGGGGCCGCCTGACCTATATCTACCCTAAATAAGTCGCTTTCGCATTCCTCAAAACCACTTCAAACCAGTGCTTTGAGCAGACTGCTCCTGCTTAGTTTGCTCATGATTTTCATTGAGTATAAGTCTACTCAAAAATCCTCGGCTCAACCCGAGGATTTTTTATATTTCTTAATGCCTAAAATGCCGTACGCCAGTGAAAATCATGGTTAAGCCATGCTTGTCAGCCGCGATAATAGATTCCTCATCACGGACGGATCCACCAGGCTGGATGATAGCTTTGATACCAGCGGCTGCGATTTCTTCAATATTGTCCGCAAAAGGGAAGAAGGCGTCAGAAGCCAGAGCGGCACCGTCAAGGCGATCTTTGGCTTGCTCAATAGCAATCTTGACAGAAGCCACACGGTTAGTCTGACCGGGACCGACTCCCAGCACCTGACGGTCATTGGTGATGATGATTCCGTTGGATTTGACATATTTAACGGACTTCCAAGCAAATTCCAAAGCCACGCGCTCCTGCTCACTCGGCTGGCGCTTGGTCACGACCTGCCAATCAGCTGGATTTTCCTCGATAACATCTTGATTTTGCACGAGGAGACCACCCAGAACACCGGTCACTTCCTTCTCTGCTCCAGAAGCTGCCTGCGCATCAAAAGCCAACTCCAAAATCCGCAGATTTTTCTTTTTATTGGTCAAAATCGCTAGCGCTTCTGCCGTGTAGCTCGGTGCGATGATAATTTCCAGGAAAATACCGTGCATCTTCTCAGCTGTCGCAGCGTCTACTTCGCGGTTGAGGACGACAATTCCACCAAAAATAGAAACTGGATCAGATTCATAAGCATAGTCCCAAGCTGTCTCTATATCATCCGCCTGACCAATACCGCAAGGATTCATATGTTTTAGCGCCACAACAGTTGGCCGATCCTTGAAATCACGAATGATGCGAATGGCCGCATCGGCATCACGGATGTTATTAAAGGACAACTCTTTCCCATTCAGCTGCTTGGCCGAAGCGATGGAATAGTCCAGTGGCAAAGCAGTCTGATAGAAATCCGCATCTTGCTGAGGATTTTCCCCATAGCGCATG encodes:
- the purH gene encoding bifunctional phosphoribosylaminoimidazolecarboxamide formyltransferase/IMP cyclohydrolase; the protein is MTKKALISVSDKTGIVEFAKELKALGWDIISTGGTKVALDNEGVGTIAIDDVTGFPEMMDGRVKTLHPNIHGGLLARRDLDSHLEAAKDNQIELIDLVVVNLYPFKETILKPGVEYADAVENIDIGGPSMLRSAAKNHASVTVVVDPADYALVLEELAANGQTTYETRQRLAAKVFRHTAAYDALIADYFTDQVGESKPEKLTLTYELKQPMRYGENPQQDADFYQTALPLDYSIASAKQLNGKELSFNNIRDADAAIRIIRDFKDRPTVVALKHMNPCGIGQADDIETAWDYAYESDPVSIFGGIVVLNREVDAATAEKMHGIFLEIIIAPSYTAEALAILTNKKKNLRILELAFDAQAASGAEKEVTGVLGGLLVQNQDVIEENPADWQVVTKRQPSEQERVALEFAWKSVKYVKSNGIIITNDRQVLGVGPGQTNRVASVKIAIEQAKDRLDGAALASDAFFPFADNIEEIAAAGIKAIIQPGGSVRDEESIIAADKHGLTMIFTGVRHFRH